GGGCGCGGCTATTACGAGGACGAGCGCAAGATGGTGCGCAATGGCGCCGCCAACTTGTACAAATACGACCACTATCTGCTGCGCGGCACCTTCCGCCGCCGGTACGACGTACCCGCCTTCATCGTCGCCGCCGGTCCGTCGTTGGACGAGAGCATCGAGTATATCCGGCAGTGGAAGGATCACGCCGTCATCTTCTCGTCGGGGACGACATTGCAGGCGCTGATCGCCAACGACATCATCCCCGATTATCACATCGAGCTCGAGAACACGCCGCACACCTACAAGCTGTGCAAGCATATCATGGAGAAGCGCCCGGACCTGTTTCCCGACGGGCGGCTGACCGGGATCAAGATGCTGGGGTCGGTGTCGGTCAACCCCATGGTGCCGGAACTGTTCGACGAGAATTATTTCTTCTACCGCGACACGGTGACCTCGACCTCGTGCTTCGGCGAGGGCATCCAGGTGATGAACGGGGTGGGGCCGTCCATCTCCAATACCAGTATCGCTGTTGCCGCCCGGCTGGGCTTCGAGACCATGTATCTGTTCGGCTGTGATTGCGGCTGGCGGGATGCCAAGAACCATCATTCCAAGAACACCATCTATTACACGCTCGATGAGTTCGTGGTCGAAAGCTACGACGGACAGTTCTCCTGTCCGGGCAATTTCGGCGGTACCATCCATTCCAATCTGATTTTCACCTGGACGCGGGAGATGATCGAACAGAAAATCGATCGCTTCCAGTTGAAGCTGTTCAACTGCTCGGATGGCGCCTTCATCAAGGGATCGACGCCGAAGCTGCCGGAATCCCTTGATTTTACCGGTGCGCCGGTGGACAAGGCCGAGATTTTCAAGCGCATCCGTGACGCGTCCGAGTTCTTCAAGGCGCGTGATTTCCTGGCCAACCAGGACATCGACCGTTTCGTCACTCAGGTTCAGCGCTTGCGTCAGGATCTGGTCGACCTCATCGATCAATGCGAAGCCGAGGGGGTGGATTTCCGCACCTTCATCGCCCGCATCACCGATTTCGACCGCGAGGGCTATCTGGGCTTCTACAAGAACGTCTATCCGTTCTTCCAAGGTCCGATCGTCGGCTTCACCAAGGCCGCCTGCTTTTTCCTCAACCGGATCGGCGAAGAGAGCGCGCGGGCACCGGCTTTCAAGCGGTTCCTCACTCTTTATCGGGAGCTGCACCTGGAAATGCTGCAAGAGGGTGAAGACACCTTCGGCGAAATCAAGGCCATGCTGGAAACCGGGGAAGAGCCGTGGTGGGCCGATGGCCGCTCGGTGGTGCCCGGCACCACCTATTAGAGCGGGGAGGGGCGGAGTGTCGGACAAGGCGTCCATCGTACAATTTCTCATCGCCGCGCTGGAAAAGAAGCGTGGCCCGGTGCCCGGTGCCGATGCCGTCGAGCAGGAGCGCTACCGCTATCTTGACGGAGGCCATGTGGATTCGTTCGCTCTGCTTCATTTCATCATGGAGATCGAGGCGGAATACGGCATCACCCTGACCGCCGAAGATACCCAATCCGATGAGTTTCGTTGGATCGGCGGTTTGGCCGGGCTGATCGCCGGCAAATTGGGATGAACGGCTACGACCGCGACGATCTGGTCGCGGCCTTGCGTGCCGCCGGCCTGAAGGCGGGCGATTGCGCCTTCGTTTCCACCAGCCTGGGTATGCTGGGTGCCGCCCCCGGGATCACCAGCATGGATGGTTTGTGCGCCTTGGCCCTGTCCGCCCTGCAAGAGGTGGTGGGCGCGAGCGGTTCTATCCTGGCCCCGGCCTATTCCTACACCATCAGTCGCAGCCGGGCGAGCGAGCCGGCCTTGTTCGATCCGGGCGCCACCCCGGGGGAAGTGGGGCCGTTTCCCGAATATCTGCGCCGTCAGCCCGGTGCGCTGCGCTCGTGCGATCCGATGATTTCGGTGGTCGGGCTGGGGCCGTCCTGCGCGCCGCTGTTCGCCGCTCTGCCGCCCACCTCCTATGGCGAGGATTGCCTGTTCGCCCGCATGGCCCGCTGGCCTGCGATGAAATGCGTCAGCATCGGCCTGGGCTCGAACTGGACCGCCTTCATCCATCATGCCGATTGGCTGGCGCGGGTGCCGTTCCGCTATGACAAGCTATTCCACGGTCTTATCCGCGACGATCAGGGCGAGCACGCTGTGTGGTGGATGTACGCGGTGCCGGTGCGCCTGGATTGCGCCTTCGCCAATGCCCACCGCCTGGGCCGCATGGCCGAGGAAGCCGGTATCTGGCGCCATGCCCCGGTGGGGCGCGCCCGGGTCTATGTCGCCGATTACGCCGATTATTTCCGCTTCGCCCTCGACGCCCTGGCCGCCGATCCGTGGCTGTTGGCCCAAGGCCCGACCTGCGACGTGTTGGCCGAGGAAGAAGCGCGTGCCGGGCATCCGGCCATCACGATCGACAGCATCGCCGACCTGTGGCCGTTGCCGCGGGCCAGCGTCAGCCCGCAGATGGATGCGGCGATGGCGCTGTTGGCGCGTGACCACGGCATGAAGCTCAGCCATTACCGCACCGGCCACAACGCCTTCGACTGGGTGGTGCCGGAGAAGTGGCATTGCGCCGGTGTCAGCCTGCGCTGTGTGGACAGCGGGCGTGAGGTCGAGGATGTGGCCGTGGGCCTGTCGTCGCTGGCGGTGGACGAAGAGGTGGAGATCGACCGGCTGAACCGCCATCTCCGGGTCGCCGACGACCCGCCCTGGCGCGAGGATTTCAATAACCGCGACTGGACCTTGACCCTGTCGGCGGCGAAGCGGGCCGGACTGA
This is a stretch of genomic DNA from Magnetospirillum gryphiswaldense MSR-1 v2. It encodes these proteins:
- a CDS encoding motility associated factor glycosyltransferase family protein — its product is MVNQTLFETNLRFIEREYPVAHARLAALGRLLAVPVIEDGAILDIDLGDGRLYKDDGRRLAKEQVDFFEVAPSRTGYSSVEGVTGDSMVSRRFYDGMVKGLAELGVDGLTRLPPPETCYMFIFGIGLGYHLPLLAERFDLDHMIVCEAVDEFFFLSLRTIDWAALHQTLSERGCQLHLVVSPEPTALSAGISAVIDRVGEIFIDGAYLYRHYPFWPLDQAYQRLLDDIPIKMVGRGYYEDERKMVRNGAANLYKYDHYLLRGTFRRRYDVPAFIVAAGPSLDESIEYIRQWKDHAVIFSSGTTLQALIANDIIPDYHIELENTPHTYKLCKHIMEKRPDLFPDGRLTGIKMLGSVSVNPMVPELFDENYFFYRDTVTSTSCFGEGIQVMNGVGPSISNTSIAVAARLGFETMYLFGCDCGWRDAKNHHSKNTIYYTLDEFVVESYDGQFSCPGNFGGTIHSNLIFTWTREMIEQKIDRFQLKLFNCSDGAFIKGSTPKLPESLDFTGAPVDKAEIFKRIRDASEFFKARDFLANQDIDRFVTQVQRLRQDLVDLIDQCEAEGVDFRTFIARITDFDREGYLGFYKNVYPFFQGPIVGFTKAACFFLNRIGEESARAPAFKRFLTLYRELHLEMLQEGEDTFGEIKAMLETGEEPWWADGRSVVPGTTY
- a CDS encoding AAC(3) family N-acetyltransferase; the protein is MNGYDRDDLVAALRAAGLKAGDCAFVSTSLGMLGAAPGITSMDGLCALALSALQEVVGASGSILAPAYSYTISRSRASEPALFDPGATPGEVGPFPEYLRRQPGALRSCDPMISVVGLGPSCAPLFAALPPTSYGEDCLFARMARWPAMKCVSIGLGSNWTAFIHHADWLARVPFRYDKLFHGLIRDDQGEHAVWWMYAVPVRLDCAFANAHRLGRMAEEAGIWRHAPVGRARVYVADYADYFRFALDALAADPWLLAQGPTCDVLAEEEARAGHPAITIDSIADLWPLPRASVSPQMDAAMALLARDHGMKLSHYRTGHNAFDWVVPEKWHCAGVSLRCVDSGREVEDVAVGLSSLAVDEEVEIDRLNRHLRVADDPPWREDFNNRDWTLTLSAAKRAGLTGQRYHVRIDARSSMGAMAVGESVVPGGKDGVVVVAATLAGQWGGAEMLSGVETLLAMIRQAREGGWDGPELRFLVLPGPVGFAAWLADHAHLPIRAAMHLRNLSGAGGYFLHNLAPAHPLAVAAAQAGAAVEAASPWFDPLAPGHNPVAKARLADLPFVNPVFGRAENDVRAPSPFPGWGTRVDTPVDKAVSLQAAAFLLPLLRHA